A stretch of the Lolium perenne isolate Kyuss_39 chromosome 3, Kyuss_2.0, whole genome shotgun sequence genome encodes the following:
- the LOC127325584 gene encoding probable disease resistance protein At1g61300, whose protein sequence is MSGDWCGPTINTIITPCYNPLAKHVSYCFMAGSKVRDHRIEIEALKLKQVAVQQKIRDDEHTLEAVPTDQARLWLESANRVVSEEEANHLLFEQRYRLCGCFYPNFLENYKISKRADEQQKQVKSIMSNAPGDNNITRAPDPRRVESMLVDPAPMPQSREVILEDALRFIMSNDPNEGKIGMWGPDKDDNTNLLKHINNSFLEQSLFDFVIFVPSPSDCSVTNIQSEIISRLGMKQDGNEATRATRIHGQLENKNFLLIVDDLRQNLDLRAVGIPYPLGFVGEKKRKVVIMSLSGYRSVGNLMGVNKYIELPILQEEEARELFRQSINYQGDLYSDPRIGTHATDLVRAINGLPSELVRYGKSMHGIMDASSWKVAIDDAASKFSRLRSIKDTLCLIEDDPTLGVIGIWGPGGVGKTHLLKKILGFFRGRMTVIWVTASKECSMLEVQTQILDELKLEGDGNVGTQSSMIRGFLENKNLLLLLDDLWERIDLEAVGLPLPLGIEPLSKLKRKVVLTTRFRSVCGGMEVKKQIKVPYLQENEAWELFREKVGDQTLFSPGIEDRARILVTEMKGLPLALVTVGRAMYEKFCPDQWDSAIQHMKNSCCIDTNEDPLEMEKEVFRTIMFSYDSLKSERLKNCFLTCALWPEDRQIHREELARCWIGLGLVDVGDIQSPYTKAYSLMDDLIGACLLEGVGKSNHHVKLHDVIRDMSLWISCGCGENNGNWFVRAGVGPDENFGIPWSSAECISLMFNRMKKLPFICDPLKLRVLFLRGNMWDETIIDGVLVNCSKLTYLDLSRNRLKGISESLCRLTELKHLDLSDNRKIEEVPHSFGNLIKLKFLYLQGNDIEKIPNEVISRLEALEIIHVDLILVSDCIRSNVYRELATLNHLKVVNTLVGLSDTWTSLHDAADLPIRSLILAPSAEKKEFHLYDILSLDFAQTTLYELYIEGGQDLTDITLIRRPEQQPYSFGVLNKLIMRRLAALTTVKWMGTSPTYVFPWLTCLKVSRCTKLLNLSWAMYLPCLEKLNVRVSNSMRKAFTRYHVDNVWSGQESSQTFPCLKHLCLEYCKRLVTIADPDVAFPSLELLEIRGCPELKKLPFDMASLPQSLKVLRMDYTESWERLELEEDVRSFLQPRLQYRYR, encoded by the exons ATGAGTGGTGATTGGTGCGGACCTACTATCAATACGATCATAACTCCATGCTACAATCCTCTTGCAAAGCATGTATCGTATTGCTTCATGGCTGGCTCAAAAGTGAGGGACCACAGGATAGAAATTGAGGCTCTGAAACTCAAACAGGTAGCCGTCCAACAGAAGATTCGAGACGACGAGCATACGTTGGAAGCTGTTCCAACAGACCAGGCAAGATTATGGCTGGAATCGGCGAATAGAGTTGTATCTGAAGAAGAGGCAAACCACCTTCTGTTCGAACAGAGGTACCGATTATGCGGGTGCTTCTACCCAAATTTCTTGGAAAACTATAAGATCAGTAAGCGGGCAGATGAGCAGCAGAAACAGGTAAAATCAATCATGAGTAATGCACCAGGCGATAATAATATCACACGTGCGCCAGATCCACGTCGTGTCGAGAGTATGCTCGTAGATCCTGCTCCTATGCCGCAAAGCAGAGAGGTTATTCTCGAGGATGCTCTCCGGTTCATCATGAGCAATGATCCCAATGAGGGGAAAATTGGAATGTGGGGTCCAGACAAAGATGATAACACAAATCTCCTCAAGCATATCAACAATTCATTTCTGGAACAAAGTCTCTTCGATTTTGTTATCTTTGTTCCAAGCCCCAGCGATTGCTCGGTAACAAATATTCAATCTGAAATCATAAGCAGGCTCGGTATGAAGCAGGATGGTAATGAGGCAACTCGAGCCACCAGGATACATGGACAGCTTGAGAATAAAAATTTCCTCCTGATTGTGGATGACCTCCGTCAGAATCTGGACCTTCGAGCCGTTGGCATTCCATATCCTCTTGGATTCGTGGGAGAGAAGAAGAGGAAAGTGGTAATCATGTCACTGTCAGGATACAGATCCGTAGGTAATCTGATGGGTGTGAACAAATATATTGAACTGCCTATTTTGCAAGAGGAGGAAGCACGCGAGCTATTTAGACAGTCAATAAATTACCAAGGAGATCTTTATTCTGATCCCCGCATTGGAACACATGCTACTGATCTGGTACGGGCAATAAATGGCCTGCCATCGGAACTGGTACGTTATGGGAAGTCAATGCATGGAATAATGGATGCAAGTTCCTGGAAAGTTGCTATAGATGATGCAGCAAGTAAATTTTCTAGGTTACGTTCG ATAAAAGACACTCTCTGTCTCATTGAGGATGATCCCACGTTGGGAGTAATTGGAATATGGGGTCCAGGTGGAGTGGGCAAAACACATCTTCTGAAAAAAATCCTGGGCTTTTTCAGAGGAAGGATGACTGTTATATGGGTGACGGCCTCCAAGGAATGTTCAATGTTAGAGGTCCAAACACAAATTTTAGACGAGCTAAAACTGGAAGGGGATGGCAATGTGGGAACCCAAAGTAGCATGATTCGTGGCTTCCTGGAGAATAAAAACTTGTTGTTACTGTTGGATGACCTTTGGGAAAGAATTGATCTGGAAGCAGTTGGCTTACCACTTCCCCTTGGAATTGAACCTTTGAGCAAACTAAAGAGAAAAGTTGTGCTCACAACAAGATTTAGATCCGTTTGTGGCGGGATGGAGGTGAAAAAACAGATTAAAGTTCCATATCTGCAGGAGAATGAGGCATGGGAGCTATTCAGAGAGAAGGTCGGAGACCAAACTCTTTTTTCTCCTGGTATTGAGGATCGTGCAAGAATACTTGTGACTGAAATGAAGGGCTTGCCTTTAGCTTTGGTAACTGTGGGAAGGGCAATGTATGAGAAATTTTGTCCAGATCAATGGGATTCTGCCATCCAACATATGAAAAATTCATGTTGCATTGACACAAATGAAGACCCCCTGGAGATGGAGAAAGAAGTTTTTAGAACGATCATGTTTAGCTATGATAGCTTGAAAAGCGAGAGGTTGAAGAACTGTTTCTTGACTTGTGCACTGTGGCCAGAGGATAGGCAGATTCACAGGGAAGAGCTCGCTCGATGCTGGATTGGGTTAGGTCTAGTGGATGTGGGGGACATACAAAGTCCCTACACAAAAGCTTATAGTCTGATGGACGACCTTATAGGTGCATGTCTGTTAGAGGGCGTTGGAAAATCGAATCATCATGTCAAACTACATGATGTGATTCGTGATATGTCTTTATGGATCTCTTGTGGCTGTGGTGAGAACAATGGCAACTGGTTTGTCCGTGCAGGAGTTGGCCCAGATGAAAATTTTGGCATCCCTTGGAGCAGTGCAGAATGCATCTCATTAATGTTCAACAGGATGAAGAAACTTCCTTTTATTTGTGATCCGCTGAAACTGAGGGTCTTATTCCTTCGAGGCAATATGTGGGATGAAACAATAATAGATGGAGTACTTGTGAATTGCTCTAAACTGACATATCTGGACTTGAGCCGTAATAGACTCAAGGGGATATCTGAAAGCTTATGTCGCCTGACAGAATTGAAGCATCTCGATTTGTCAGATAATCGGAAGATAGAGGAAGTGCCTCACAGCTTTGGAAACCTCATTAAGCTCAAGTTCCTGTACCTGCAGGGCAATGACATAGAAAAAATACCAAATGAGGTCATATCTAGACTTGAAGCATTGGAAATAATACACGTGGATCTTATCTTGGTGTCTGATTGTATTAGATCTAATGTATATAGAGAGTTGGCCACACTGAATCACTTGAAAGTTGTTAATACATTAGTAGGACTTTCAGATACATGGACATCACTTCATGATGCGGCTGACCTACCCATTCGGTCTTTAATTCTGGCACCATCTGCTGAAAAAAAGGAATTCCATCTTTATGATATTTTATCATTGGACTTCGCACAAACGACCTTGTATGAACTGTATATTGAAGGCGGCCAGGATCTGACAGATATAACATTAATACGTAGGCCTGAACAACAACCCTACAGTTTTGGTGTTCTCAATAAGCTGATCATGCGTCGTTTGGCAGCATTGACAACAGTAAAATGGATGGGAACATCTCCAACATATGTATTTCCATGGCTCACTTGTTTGAAAGTGTCACGCTGCACCAAGCTATTGAACCTGTCTTGGGCGATGTATCTGCCTTGCCTTGAAAAACTCAATGTACGCGTCAGTAATAGCATGCGGAAGGCTTTTACAAGGTATCATGTTGACAACGTGTGGAGTGGACAAGAGAGTTCCCAGACATTTCCTTGCCTCAAGCACCTTTGTCTTGAGTACTGCAAAAGGCTGGTCACTATTGCGGATCCTGATGTGGCATTCCCATCCCTAGAGTTGCTGGAGATTAGAGGTTGTCCAGAGCTGAAGAAGCTTCCTTTTGACATGGCCAGCTTGCCACAAAGTCTGAAGGTTCTACGGATGGATTATACTGAATCCTGGGAGCGATTGGAATTGGAAGAAGATGTCAGATCTTTCCTTCAACCCAGACTTCAATATAGATACCGATAA